Proteins encoded together in one Neisseria lactamica window:
- a CDS encoding (Fe-S)-binding protein — MSAITPPKIITFDSKPTDVYFFGTCVLDLFMPEAGMDAITLIEQQGIRVHFPMAQSCCGQPAYSSGHPTEAFDVAKAQLDLFPEEWPIVVPSGSCGGMMKHHWPTLFKNTEYESKAVDCAGRIIEFTHFLLAIGYKPEDKGKPVKVAVHTSCAARREMNVHLSGWQLIDGMENVERVVHDHESECCGFGGTFSVKQADISGAMVTDKVAALKETGATEIISADCGCMMNIGGKIAKDEPDMPRPKHIASFLLERTGGKV; from the coding sequence ATGAGCGCAATCACCCCACCCAAAATCATTACATTCGACAGCAAACCGACAGATGTCTATTTTTTCGGCACTTGCGTCCTCGATCTCTTTATGCCCGAAGCCGGTATGGATGCCATTACCTTAATCGAGCAACAGGGCATACGGGTTCATTTCCCGATGGCGCAAAGCTGCTGCGGCCAGCCCGCCTATTCATCCGGCCATCCGACTGAAGCCTTCGATGTCGCCAAAGCGCAACTCGACCTTTTCCCCGAGGAGTGGCCGATTGTCGTACCGTCCGGTTCGTGCGGCGGTATGATGAAGCACCATTGGCCCACCCTGTTTAAAAACACGGAATACGAATCCAAAGCGGTTGATTGCGCCGGCCGCATCATCGAGTTTACCCATTTCCTGCTTGCCATCGGCTACAAGCCCGAAGACAAGGGCAAACCCGTCAAAGTCGCCGTCCATACCTCCTGCGCCGCCCGCCGAGAAATGAATGTCCATCTCTCGGGCTGGCAGCTGATCGACGGTATGGAAAACGTCGAGCGCGTCGTTCACGACCACGAAAGCGAGTGTTGCGGCTTCGGCGGCACATTCTCCGTCAAACAGGCCGACATTTCCGGCGCGATGGTAACCGACAAAGTCGCCGCGCTGAAAGAAACCGGCGCGACCGAAATCATCAGCGCGGACTGCGGCTGTATGATGAACATCGGAGGCAAAATCGCCAAGGACGAACCGGATATGCCGCGTCCGAAGCATATCGCATCCTTCCTGTTGGAACGCACCGGAGGCAAAGTATGA
- a CDS encoding LutC/YkgG family protein: MSARENILAKLKKAGALPMEEPAVFDYYREKGVSWDSEIERLKHWAAAMRAVKTEIYWVTKSNWMQVFREAAEGKGLKNILLPLATEHGQIARAALAGSNIEPIAFEREIDTWKTEFFTNIDAGFSGAQCGIARTGTLMLFSSPEEPRTLSLVPPVHFCLFDTAKMYNEFHNAVEGEKLVENGMPTNVFLISGPSKTADIQLTLAYGAHGPRDLVILAILPDHISPADLEENV; encoded by the coding sequence ATGAGCGCGCGCGAAAATATTTTGGCAAAACTGAAAAAAGCCGGCGCGTTGCCGATGGAAGAGCCTGCGGTTTTTGATTATTACCGCGAAAAGGGTGTTTCTTGGGACAGCGAGATTGAGCGTCTGAAACATTGGGCTGCCGCAATGCGCGCCGTCAAAACCGAAATCTATTGGGTGACGAAAAGCAATTGGATGCAGGTTTTCCGCGAAGCGGCAGAAGGCAAGGGTTTGAAAAACATCCTGCTGCCCTTGGCGACCGAACACGGACAAATTGCCCGTGCCGCATTGGCGGGCAGCAATATCGAACCGATTGCCTTCGAGCGCGAAATCGATACTTGGAAAACCGAGTTTTTCACGAACATCGATGCAGGCTTCAGCGGCGCGCAATGCGGCATCGCCCGCACCGGTACGCTGATGCTGTTTTCCAGCCCCGAAGAACCGCGTACTTTGAGCCTCGTTCCGCCCGTGCATTTCTGCCTGTTTGATACGGCGAAAATGTATAACGAATTTCACAACGCTGTCGAAGGTGAAAAACTGGTGGAAAACGGTATGCCGACCAATGTTTTCCTGATTTCCGGCCCGTCCAAAACCGCAGACATCCAGCTGACGCTTGCTTACGGCGCGCACGGTCCGCGCGATTTGGTCATCCTCGCCATCCTGCCCGACCACATTTCCCCTGCCGATTTGGAGGAAAACGTATGA
- a CDS encoding LutB/LldF family L-lactate oxidation iron-sulfur protein — protein MTTQTIKFHMKPETFKQNAAISLQDKPLRKSLRTAMDMLMTKRKAVLTDEEELQSLRDLCEHIRQRSLSKLPALLEQLEENLTRLGVKVHWAETPAEACQIIHGIITAKNGKLMVKGKSMVSEEIELNHYLEAKGIKAVESDLGEFIVQMAGEKPTHIVMPAIHKTKEQVSELFHQNLGTPLTDDVDQLTGFARKALRDIYSTADVGLSGVNFAVAETGTLCLVENEGNGRLSTTVPPVHIAITGIEKVVAKLSDIPPLYSLLPRSAIGQNITTYFNMITGPRRSEELDGPQEMHLVLLDNGRSQAYAEDQMRRTLQCIRCGACMNHCPVYTRIGGAAYGTTYPGPIGEIISPHLLGLDATRDLPTACTMCGACVEVCPVRIPITEQMQRLRVEAQRSPTETVPHPIRGQGASHTFGEQMAWRTFNGIFSGSKTYRAFGWAATKFRNLTPRKQLGWTDNRVPMKPAKKTLHELMAEKMRQKEQA, from the coding sequence ATGACTACGCAAACCATCAAATTTCATATGAAGCCGGAAACGTTCAAGCAAAACGCCGCCATTTCCCTTCAAGACAAGCCTTTGCGTAAAAGCCTGCGTACCGCGATGGATATGTTGATGACCAAACGCAAAGCCGTTTTGACCGACGAAGAAGAGCTGCAAAGCCTGCGCGATTTGTGCGAACACATCCGTCAACGCTCATTGTCCAAATTGCCCGCCCTGCTGGAGCAGTTAGAAGAAAACCTGACCAGGCTGGGCGTAAAAGTACACTGGGCGGAAACGCCGGCCGAAGCCTGCCAAATCATCCACGGCATCATTACCGCCAAAAACGGCAAGCTGATGGTTAAAGGCAAATCGATGGTCAGCGAAGAAATCGAGCTGAACCATTATCTTGAAGCAAAAGGCATTAAAGCGGTGGAAAGCGACTTGGGCGAGTTCATCGTCCAAATGGCAGGCGAGAAACCGACCCATATCGTGATGCCCGCCATTCACAAAACCAAAGAACAGGTGAGCGAACTTTTCCACCAAAACCTCGGCACGCCGCTGACGGACGACGTGGACCAACTGACCGGCTTCGCCCGCAAAGCCCTGCGCGATATTTACAGCACCGCCGATGTCGGCTTGAGCGGCGTGAACTTCGCCGTAGCTGAAACGGGTACGTTATGTTTGGTGGAAAACGAAGGCAACGGCCGTTTGAGCACCACCGTTCCGCCCGTGCATATCGCCATTACCGGTATTGAAAAAGTAGTGGCGAAATTGTCCGACATCCCCCCCTTGTACAGCCTGCTGCCGCGTTCCGCCATCGGTCAAAACATTACCACTTATTTCAATATGATTACTGGCCCGCGCCGCAGTGAAGAATTAGACGGTCCGCAGGAAATGCACTTGGTCCTGCTCGACAACGGCCGCAGCCAGGCTTATGCCGAAGACCAAATGCGCCGCACCCTGCAATGTATCCGTTGCGGCGCGTGTATGAACCATTGTCCGGTTTATACCCGTATCGGCGGCGCGGCATACGGCACAACCTATCCCGGCCCGATTGGCGAGATTATTTCCCCGCACCTGTTGGGTCTGGATGCCACCCGCGACCTGCCGACCGCCTGCACGATGTGCGGCGCGTGTGTGGAAGTCTGCCCGGTACGCATCCCGATTACCGAACAAATGCAGCGGCTTCGTGTCGAAGCGCAACGTTCGCCGACCGAAACCGTGCCTCATCCCATCCGCGGACAAGGCGCATCGCATACCTTCGGCGAACAAATGGCGTGGCGCACATTCAACGGCATTTTCAGCGGCAGCAAAACCTACCGCGCCTTCGGTTGGGCAGCCACCAAGTTCCGCAACCTGACCCCGCGCAAACAGTTGGGTTGGACGGACAACCGCGTGCCGATGAAACCGGCGAAGAAAACCCTGCACGAACTGATGGCGGAAAAAATGCGCCAAAAAGAACAGGCATAA
- the fitB gene encoding type II toxin-antitoxin system toxin FitB — protein MILLDTNVISEPLRPQPNERVVAWLDSLILEDVYLSAMTVAELRLGVALLPDGKKKNVLHERLEQSILPLFARRILPFDEPVAAIYAQIRSYAKTHGKAIAAADGYIAATAKQHRLTVATRDTGPFFAADVAVFNPWYD, from the coding sequence ATGATTTTACTGGATACAAATGTGATTTCCGAACCTTTGCGCCCACAACCCAATGAACGTGTGGTGGCATGGTTGGATAGTTTGATATTGGAAGATGTGTATTTGTCTGCCATGACTGTTGCAGAATTGCGTTTGGGTGTGGCGTTGTTGCCCGACGGCAAGAAAAAGAATGTGCTGCACGAGCGTTTGGAACAATCCATTTTGCCTTTATTTGCGAGGCGGATTCTGCCTTTTGATGAACCGGTTGCCGCAATCTATGCGCAAATTCGTTCCTATGCCAAAACACATGGCAAAGCGATTGCCGCCGCAGACGGCTATATTGCAGCAACGGCCAAACAGCACCGTTTGACAGTTGCTACGCGTGATACCGGCCCATTTTTTGCGGCCGATGTCGCGGTGTTCAATCCGTGGTACGATTAA
- a CDS encoding FitA-like ribbon-helix-helix domain-containing protein: protein MASVVIRNLSESTHNALKFRARAAGRSTEAEIRLILDNIAKAQQTVRLGSMLASIGQEVDGVELDNVRDFDTKNEVSF from the coding sequence ATGGCTTCTGTTGTGATTAGAAATTTATCCGAGAGCACGCACAACGCACTCAAATTCCGCGCGCGAGCCGCAGGGCGCAGTACCGAAGCAGAAATCCGCTTAATCTTGGATAACATCGCCAAAGCACAGCAAACGGTACGTTTGGGGTCAATGTTGGCATCAATCGGGCAGGAAGTGGATGGTGTGGAGTTGGATAACGTGCGTGATTTCGATACCAAGAATGAGGTATCCTTTTGA
- a CDS encoding DNA cytosine methyltransferase: protein MQPESDVPEKYFLTDTAKLEKFRYLRGAKKIERVSSDGHTYIYSEGGMPPYDDLNLPGRTMLTSEGTVSRPTHLLKINGKHRLLTPVEAERLQDFPDGWTARKKLADGTVAEVSDKMRMFFMGNAPVTEIVRKIGTFISEIETRTDC, encoded by the coding sequence GTGCAGCCCGAAAGCGATGTGCCTGAAAAATATTTCCTGACAGATACTGCCAAATTGGAAAAGTTCCGGTATTTGCGCGGCGCAAAAAAAATCGAACGCGTTTCTTCCGACGGGCATACCTACATTTACTCGGAAGGCGGAATGCCGCCCTACGACGATTTAAACCTGCCAGGACGGACAATGCTGACTTCCGAAGGGACGGTCAGCAGGCCGACGCACCTTTTGAAAATAAACGGAAAACACCGGCTGCTGACACCTGTCGAAGCCGAAAGGCTGCAAGATTTCCCCGACGGTTGGACAGCCCGGAAGAAACTTGCCGACGGCACAGTCGCCGAAGTTTCCGACAAGATGCGTATGTTTTTTATGGGTAATGCGCCGGTTACTGAAATCGTCAGGAAAATCGGGACATTTATTTCAGAAATTGAAACCCGCACAGATTGTTAA
- the purE gene encoding 5-(carboxyamino)imidazole ribonucleotide mutase, translating into MIQVGIIMGSNSDWPVMRQAAQFLEEFGVEYEARVVSAHRTPDLMFQYAETARARGIKAIIAGAGGAAHLPGMVAAKTTVPVLGVPVPSKYLRGEDSLLSIVQMPKGVPVATFAIGEAGAANAALFAVSMLANENPELAQKLADFRAKQEQAVLSMELEQI; encoded by the coding sequence ATGATTCAAGTCGGCATCATCATGGGCAGCAACAGCGATTGGCCCGTTATGCGGCAGGCAGCGCAGTTTCTTGAAGAGTTCGGCGTAGAATATGAGGCGCGCGTTGTTTCCGCACACCGCACCCCGGATTTAATGTTCCAATACGCTGAAACCGCACGGGCGCGCGGCATCAAAGCCATTATCGCGGGCGCGGGCGGCGCGGCGCATTTACCCGGTATGGTTGCCGCCAAGACTACCGTCCCCGTTTTGGGCGTACCCGTCCCCAGTAAATACCTGCGCGGCGAAGATTCGCTTTTATCGATTGTACAAATGCCCAAAGGCGTACCCGTCGCCACATTCGCCATCGGCGAGGCAGGCGCGGCAAATGCCGCATTGTTCGCCGTTTCCATGCTGGCCAATGAAAATCCCGAACTGGCGCAAAAACTGGCAGACTTCCGAGCCAAACAGGAACAGGCTGTTTTGAGTATGGAATTGGAACAGATTTAA
- a CDS encoding tetratricopeptide repeat protein, which produces MKTKLPLFIIWLTVSAACSSVSPVPADSRTEMPTQENASDGIPYPVPTLQDRLDYLENRIIRLSNEVETLNGKVKALEHAKTHSSGRTPVQKLDDRKLKEHYLNTEGGSASAHTVETAQNLYNQALKHYQSGRFSAAAALLKGADGGDGGSIAQRSMYLLLQSRARMGNCESVIEIGGRYANRFKDSPTAPEAMFKIGECQYRLQQKDIARATWRSLIQTYPGSPAAKRAASAIRKR; this is translated from the coding sequence ATGAAGACCAAATTACCGCTTTTTATCATTTGGCTGACTGTGTCCGCCGCCTGTTCTTCCGTTTCACCTGTTCCGGCAGACAGCCGAACCGAAATGCCGACACAGGAAAATGCTTCAGACGGCATTCCCTATCCCGTTCCGACCTTGCAAGACCGTTTGGACTATCTGGAAAACAGGATTATTCGCCTGTCGAACGAAGTGGAAACCTTAAACGGCAAAGTCAAAGCACTGGAACACGCAAAAACACATTCTTCCGGCAGGACACCCGTCCAAAAACTCGACGACCGCAAGTTGAAAGAGCATTATCTCAATACCGAAGGCGGTAGCGCATCCGCACATACTGTCGAAACCGCACAAAACCTCTACAATCAGGCACTCAAACACTATCAAAGCGGCAGGTTTTCTGCAGCGGCCGCCCTGTTGAAAGGCGCGGACGGAGGCGACGGCGGCAGCATCGCGCAACGCAGTATGTACCTGTTGCTGCAAAGCAGGGCGCGTATGGGGAACTGCGAATCCGTCATCGAAATCGGAGGGCGTTACGCCAACCGTTTCAAAGACAGCCCAACCGCGCCCGAAGCCATGTTCAAAATCGGCGAATGCCAATACAGGCTGCAGCAAAAAGATATTGCAAGGGCGACTTGGCGCAGCCTGATACAGACCTATCCCGGCAGCCCGGCGGCAAAACGCGCCGCCTCAGCCATACGCAAACGATAG